In Prunus dulcis chromosome 2, ALMONDv2, whole genome shotgun sequence, a single genomic region encodes these proteins:
- the LOC117617318 gene encoding triosephosphate isomerase, cytosolic → MGRKFFVGGNWKCNGTFDEVKKIVKILNEGQVPSQDVVEVVVSPPYVFLPVVKSSLRPDFHVAAQNCWVKKGGAFTGEVSAEMLVNLEVPWVILGHSERRLILGESNEFVADKVAYALAQGLKVIACVGETLEQRESGSTVEVVAAQTKAIAAKVSDWTNVVLAYEPVWAIGTGKVASPAQAQEVHFELRKWLQANVSPEVAATTRIIYGGSVNGANSKELAGQPDVDGFLVGGASLKPEFIDIIKSAEVKKSA, encoded by the exons ATGGGCAGGAAGTTCTTCGTCGGCGGCAACTGGAAATGC AATGGAACCTTCGATGAGGTGAAGAAGATTGTGAAGATACTCAATGAGGGACAAGTGCCATCACAAGATGTTGTGG AGGTTGTGGTGAGCCCACCATATGTGTTTCTTCCAGTGGTGAAGAGTTCGTTGAGGCCTGACTTTCATGTTGCAGCTCAAAACTGCTGGGTCAAGAAGGGTGGTGCCTTCACTGGTGAAGTTAG TGCTGAAATGCTGGTCAATCTGGAGGTTCCTTGGGTCATTCTTGGTCATTCTGAGAGAAGACTTATTTTAGGCGAATCCAATGAG TTTGTTGCCGATAAGGTTGCATATGCACTAGCTCAAGGTTTGAAGGTGATTGCTTGTGTTGGTGAGACTCTTGAGCAGCGAGAATCTGGCTCGACTGTGGAGGTTGTGGCTGCACAAACCAAGGCCATTGCAG CAAAAGTGTCAGATTGGACCAATGTTGTGTTGGCCTATGAGCCCGTGTGGGCCATTGGAACTGGCAAAGTTGCATCTCCAGCTCAGGCTCAGGAA GTGCATTTTGAATTGAGGAAATGGCTTCAAGCAAACGTAAGTCCTGAAGTTGCTGCAACAACCAGGATCATTTATGGAG GGTCTGTGAATGGTGCAAACAGCAAAGAGCTGGCAGGTCAGCCCGATGTTGACGGATTTTTGGTTGGTGGAGCTTCTCTAAAG CCTGAGTTTATTGACATTATCAAGTCTGCGGAGGTGAAGAAAAGTGCCTAA